From the genome of Streptococcus marmotae, one region includes:
- a CDS encoding helix-turn-helix domain-containing protein encodes MGKRRRLSDAQVKHFSVKLRALRKQMGLTQRGLSLKLGYHYSVLSNWELGNFAPSKEALEDICTFFSVSEEELIGESR; translated from the coding sequence ATGGGTAAACGAAGACGTTTAAGCGATGCGCAAGTAAAACATTTTAGCGTTAAGCTACGTGCTTTGCGTAAGCAAATGGGACTGACACAACGGGGATTGTCCCTGAAGTTGGGCTATCATTATTCGGTGCTCAGTAACTGGGAGCTTGGCAATTTTGCCCCAAGCAAGGAAGCGTTGGAAGATATTTGCACGTTCTTTAGTGTGAGTGAAGAAGAGTTGATTGGAGAAAGTAGATGA
- a CDS encoding DUF3310 domain-containing protein, translating to MKQFDNITKPQHYHGKYGLEAMSVVDNFIGDLAGKAAYCWGNVIKYLLRFQMKNGVEDLKKARQHLDWLIGEMEKTDETI from the coding sequence ATGAAACAATTTGATAATATAACAAAACCCCAACACTACCACGGGAAATACGGGCTTGAAGCCATGAGCGTTGTCGATAATTTTATCGGTGATTTAGCTGGGAAGGCAGCCTATTGTTGGGGCAATGTCATCAAGTATTTATTGCGGTTTCAGATGAAAAATGGGGTTGAGGACTTGAAAAAGGCTCGGCAACATCTGGATTGGTTGATTGGGGAGATGGAGAAAACAGATGAAACAATTTAA
- a CDS encoding DUF1642 domain-containing protein produces MKQFKFGDKVRVLPQEERPDRWLGQMMQYQNGIGIVVNRKVPYCYVCFEDGSTWSYDEEQLELVTDELQKVKIPQFVADWIEECKIIYNLYGVMGRIHDNLVPEDILKWFVHNPTRTGDILARAWLDGYEIEQEKKYRVPLEGLVSANGQQYLSKGENHSDSFFACARDSILIQEFTLEEIPEHYREFAVEVEVDE; encoded by the coding sequence ATGAAACAATTTAAATTTGGAGATAAAGTGAGAGTATTACCACAAGAGGAACGACCTGACCGCTGGTTAGGGCAAATGATGCAGTATCAGAATGGGATTGGTATTGTTGTAAATAGAAAAGTACCTTATTGTTACGTATGTTTTGAAGATGGTTCTACGTGGAGTTATGATGAAGAACAGCTTGAACTAGTGACTGACGAACTACAGAAAGTGAAAATTCCGCAATTTGTGGCGGATTGGATTGAAGAATGTAAAATAATCTACAATCTTTATGGAGTAATGGGGCGAATCCATGACAACCTAGTTCCAGAAGACATTCTTAAATGGTTTGTTCACAATCCTACAAGAACAGGAGACATTTTAGCTCGTGCTTGGCTTGATGGTTATGAGATTGAGCAGGAGAAGAAATATCGGGTACCACTTGAGGGATTGGTTTCTGCAAACGGTCAGCAGTATTTATCAAAAGGCGAGAACCATTCAGATAGTTTTTTCGCTTGTGCAAGGGACAGTATCCTGATTCAGGAGTTTACACTTGAAGAAATTCCAGAGCATTATAGAGAGTTTGCAGTGGAGGTAGAAGTAGATGAATAA
- a CDS encoding DUF1642 domain-containing protein, with amino-acid sequence MNKQEVIKTGDRVITRGVVVRNFEGYGGCQFSEVETDKGAIITCATEHLEPDEPQKVKVSQVAVDYYEQYKDELSGFDEWFSGLYSYEFENDFDKAEELQTWLYDNDDKTNRQREFALATLIVNGLDAVEVEQEKLYTVEIPDPNIDEYSIVLGRKEGKVCIRQSMSKTWKMSCSNQLTEAEIKQDFEWAWQFAKEVE; translated from the coding sequence ATGAATAAACAAGAAGTGATTAAAACAGGGGACAGAGTTATCACTCGGGGTGTAGTTGTTCGCAACTTTGAGGGATACGGTGGTTGCCAATTTTCAGAAGTCGAAACTGATAAAGGAGCGATAATTACTTGTGCGACGGAACACCTTGAACCCGATGAACCACAGAAAGTGAAAGTGTCACAAGTAGCTGTAGATTATTATGAGCAATATAAAGACGAATTATCTGGTTTTGATGAATGGTTCAGCGGTTTATATAGTTATGAGTTTGAAAATGATTTTGACAAAGCTGAAGAACTACAAACTTGGCTATATGACAATGATGATAAGACGAATCGTCAGAGAGAGTTTGCTCTTGCAACGTTGATTGTAAATGGTTTAGATGCAGTTGAGGTTGAGCAGGAGAAGTTGTATACAGTCGAGATACCAGACCCGAATATTGATGAATACAGCATAGTGTTAGGTCGCAAAGAAGGGAAAGTGTGTATCAGGCAATCCATGTCGAAAACATGGAAAATGAGCTGTAGCAATCAGCTCACCGAAGCCGAAATCAAGCAAGATTTTGAGTGGGCTTGGCAGTTTGCGAAGGAGGTGGAGTGA
- a CDS encoding YopX family protein: MISTREKNQILDGLDFRVYNGLRKTMRPVRGFLKKDDGEIHVSIGRDSSGYNTVPLFWENPDGVRQAYLMKYTGLRDFRNKKIYEGDILEEPDSGFRFEVKFRKDRPVVYYKGKYSDDLAELNRLMRVVGNIYQNKELLEVEE, from the coding sequence ATGATTAGCACAAGGGAGAAGAATCAGATTTTAGATGGTTTGGATTTCCGCGTCTATAATGGGCTGCGAAAGACCATGAGGCCTGTCAGGGGCTTTCTCAAAAAAGATGATGGAGAGATTCACGTCAGTATCGGGAGGGACAGCAGTGGCTACAACACCGTGCCGCTTTTTTGGGAAAATCCAGATGGTGTCCGTCAGGCTTATCTGATGAAATACACGGGTCTGCGTGATTTTCGCAACAAGAAAATTTACGAGGGCGATATTTTGGAAGAGCCAGATAGCGGTTTTCGTTTCGAGGTTAAGTTTCGAAAAGATAGGCCTGTTGTTTATTACAAGGGCAAATACAGCGATGATTTAGCAGAGTTAAACAGGCTGATGCGTGTGGTTGGGAATATCTATCAGAATAAAGAGTTGTTGGAGGTCGAGGAGTGA
- a CDS encoding helix-turn-helix domain-containing protein has protein sequence MTTAEKVAYILKVNYWTQQQLGEKIGVTFNTISKWKRGFAISDENRLKIEQLYNQARRLEWERRQLKPEPMQNPKVKGKVLSERGKIVFKFPWYGYQRK, from the coding sequence ATGACAACAGCTGAGAAAGTGGCCTACATTTTAAAAGTCAACTACTGGACGCAGCAGCAACTTGGAGAGAAAATCGGCGTAACTTTTAACACGATTTCTAAGTGGAAGCGAGGTTTTGCTATAAGCGATGAAAATCGCCTTAAAATCGAACAGCTCTACAACCAAGCAAGGAGATTGGAGTGGGAACGTAGGCAACTGAAGCCGGAACCGATGCAAAATCCGAAAGTGAAAGGCAAAGTCTTGTCAGAACGTGGGAAGATAGTGTTTAAATTCCCGTGGTACGGTTACCAGCGAAAATAA
- a CDS encoding ArpU family phage packaging/lysis transcriptional regulator, translating into MTFFPEIDEKQTIRNAKRKLREYPRWRRIAGDVDGQKVTATYSFEPRQSHGTPSRPVERLAISKVAALAELEAIEYAVGHLLDPYHRRILYEKFLCNRPKYDFEIYHGLFMSEGSYYHALSIALIEFAEVYRGGVLLVEIADTT; encoded by the coding sequence GTGACTTTTTTTCCAGAGATCGATGAAAAACAGACAATCAGAAACGCTAAGAGGAAACTGAGAGAGTATCCACGCTGGAGGCGGATTGCAGGTGATGTTGACGGCCAGAAAGTCACAGCGACTTACTCTTTTGAGCCTAGGCAATCGCATGGTACACCTAGCCGTCCAGTTGAGCGGCTGGCGATAAGTAAGGTAGCCGCATTAGCAGAGCTTGAAGCTATCGAGTATGCGGTGGGTCATCTGCTTGATCCGTATCATAGGCGGATTTTGTACGAGAAATTTTTATGTAATCGTCCTAAATATGATTTTGAAATCTATCATGGTTTATTCATGAGTGAGGGGAGTTACTATCACGCATTATCCATTGCGCTGATAGAGTTCGCAGAAGTATACCGTGGTGGGGTATTGCTTGTAGAAATTGCAGATACAACCTAG
- a CDS encoding ParB N-terminal domain-containing protein, with protein sequence MQIIEMNVDELRPYSKNPRKNDGAVDPVANSIEEFGFKVPIVATSDGEIINGHTRYKAAKKLKLETVPVIVADDLSEEQIKAFRLADNKVGEIATWDNVLLDIELDSIINLDMELFGFEEKEEVEDIIPEVEFTEELYEQNNYLVLKFDNIVDWAQAQSLFGIESKKDLAKKMDRQGVGRVLDGAKAINQILGEVK encoded by the coding sequence ATGCAGATTATCGAAATGAATGTAGATGAATTGAGGCCGTATAGTAAAAATCCAAGAAAAAATGATGGTGCAGTAGATCCAGTTGCGAATTCAATTGAAGAATTTGGTTTTAAAGTGCCAATTGTTGCTACATCAGATGGTGAGATTATCAATGGGCATACTCGATATAAGGCTGCGAAGAAACTCAAATTAGAGACTGTACCCGTTATTGTTGCCGATGATTTGTCTGAAGAGCAGATAAAGGCGTTTCGGTTGGCTGATAATAAGGTCGGAGAAATTGCCACATGGGACAATGTTTTGTTAGACATCGAGCTTGATTCAATAATTAATTTGGATATGGAACTTTTTGGATTTGAGGAAAAAGAGGAAGTAGAAGACATCATACCTGAGGTTGAATTTACAGAAGAGTTGTATGAACAAAATAATTATTTAGTTTTAAAATTTGATAATATTGTTGATTGGGCACAAGCGCAGAGTTTGTTTGGAATTGAAAGCAAGAAAGATTTAGCCAAAAAAATGGATCGACAAGGGGTTGGCAGGGTTTTAGATGGTGCTAAGGCTATCAATCAAATATTAGGAGAAGTGAAGTGA
- a CDS encoding PBSX family phage terminase large subunit → MIDIQKNVNPHFKSVWVSKFPYNVLKGGRNSFKSSVIALKLVYMMILHIKIGEKANVVVIRKVGNTIRDSVYLKIQWALRLFGIIHRFKMTVSPFKIEHRGTGSTFYFYGQDDFQKLKSNDIGNIIAVWYEEAAEFASQEDFDQSNVTFMRQKHQESDFVQFFWSYNPPRNPYSWINEWAEELKENPDYLVHESSYLEDELGFVTEQMLSDIERIKQNDYDYYRYIYLGEPVGLGTNVYNIDLFQRVERIPADERVIGQFFAMDTGHQQSATTCLHAVLTSKNRLYLVDTYYYSPAGKVKKKAPSVLSKEIHEFVQRQGRNFPNVPILNQTIDSAEGALRNQYFEDYGERWHPVAKKKKIVMTEFVQSLLAEGRFFYLPSKNNVQYFIEEHKRYMWDEKSVMNDDPKVVKEDDHTCDAFQYLIIDNAQALDLKA, encoded by the coding sequence ATGATTGATATTCAGAAGAATGTGAATCCGCATTTTAAGTCGGTTTGGGTGTCTAAGTTTCCGTATAACGTTCTAAAAGGTGGGCGAAATTCGTTTAAGTCGTCTGTAATTGCGTTGAAGCTGGTCTACATGATGATTCTGCATATCAAGATTGGAGAAAAAGCCAACGTGGTCGTGATTCGTAAAGTTGGAAATACCATTCGAGATAGCGTTTATCTTAAAATACAGTGGGCGTTGCGATTGTTTGGGATTATCCACAGGTTTAAGATGACGGTATCGCCGTTTAAAATCGAACATAGGGGAACAGGGTCGACTTTCTATTTCTATGGCCAAGATGATTTTCAAAAATTGAAATCAAATGACATCGGGAATATCATTGCGGTTTGGTACGAGGAAGCGGCAGAGTTTGCCAGTCAAGAGGATTTTGACCAGTCTAACGTGACTTTTATGCGACAGAAGCACCAAGAATCTGATTTTGTGCAGTTCTTTTGGTCTTACAACCCGCCTCGCAATCCCTATTCGTGGATAAACGAGTGGGCGGAGGAGCTGAAAGAAAATCCTGACTATCTTGTTCATGAGTCTAGTTATCTTGAGGATGAGTTGGGCTTTGTGACGGAGCAGATGTTGTCGGATATTGAGCGGATAAAGCAGAATGATTATGACTATTATCGCTACATTTATCTTGGTGAACCAGTCGGGCTTGGGACGAATGTCTATAACATTGATTTGTTTCAGCGTGTGGAGAGAATACCAGCTGATGAGCGAGTGATTGGCCAGTTTTTTGCGATGGATACGGGGCATCAGCAGTCTGCTACGACGTGTTTGCATGCTGTGTTGACGAGTAAGAATCGCTTGTATCTTGTGGATACCTATTATTATAGTCCTGCTGGTAAGGTTAAGAAAAAAGCTCCTAGTGTGTTGTCAAAGGAAATTCATGAGTTTGTTCAACGTCAGGGACGGAATTTTCCAAATGTTCCTATTTTGAACCAGACGATTGATAGCGCAGAGGGGGCTTTGAGAAATCAGTATTTTGAAGATTATGGGGAGCGTTGGCATCCGGTGGCGAAGAAAAAGAAGATTGTGATGACTGAGTTTGTGCAGTCGCTTCTCGCTGAGGGGCGTTTTTTCTATTTGCCAAGCAAAAATAATGTTCAGTATTTCATTGAGGAGCATAAGAGATACATGTGGGATGAAAAGTCGGTGATGAATGATGATCCAAAAGTTGTGAAAGAAGATGATCATACGTGCGATGCGTTCCAGTATTTGATTATCGATAATGCACAAGCCTTGGATTTGAAAGCTTAA
- a CDS encoding phage portal protein, with protein MGLVQTIKNFFTRSKYAMTTQSLASITEHPKIAISQDEYTRIQENVRYFAGRYDPVEYKDSNGNRQKREFNHLPIGRTAAKKIASLVFNEQAEIVLDDEVANEFINTTLKNDRFNKNFERYLESCLALGGMAMRPYVDGDRVRVAFVQAPVFLPLQSNTQDISSAAIITKTVKSEGQKNRYYTLIELHEWGADNRYTITNELYKSDNPSAVGARVPLAELYEGLQEVVSLNRLSRPLFTYLKPPGMNNKNINSPLGLSIFDNAKTTIDFINTTYDEFMWEVKMGQRRVAVPTQLLKTEYNQEGEKVFVRREFEAGQNVYEQFDSGDIDKGIGITDLTTPIRSDDYIKAINEGLSLFEMQIGVSAGMFTFDGKSMKTATEVVSENSDTYQMRNSIVTLVEQSLKELIVSILELAASYKLYTGKIPDMDAISINLDDGVFTDRHVELDYWTKVVAAGFAPREMAIEKVLNISKEEAKKISSSIDDEEVRSMTRQRSREDIDLYGE; from the coding sequence ATGGGACTAGTGCAGACGATTAAGAATTTTTTTACAAGGAGTAAGTATGCGATGACGACACAGAGTTTAGCGAGTATTACGGAGCATCCAAAGATTGCTATTTCCCAAGATGAGTATACTCGGATTCAGGAAAATGTCCGTTATTTTGCGGGGAGGTATGACCCGGTAGAGTACAAGGATAGTAATGGCAATAGGCAAAAGCGTGAGTTCAACCATTTGCCGATTGGGCGTACTGCTGCTAAGAAGATTGCTAGTTTGGTCTTTAATGAGCAGGCAGAGATTGTACTTGATGATGAGGTCGCAAATGAGTTTATCAATACTACTTTGAAAAACGACCGTTTTAACAAAAACTTTGAGCGTTATCTTGAAAGTTGTTTAGCGTTGGGTGGTATGGCGATGCGTCCGTATGTGGATGGCGATAGGGTGCGTGTGGCTTTTGTTCAAGCTCCTGTTTTTCTGCCTTTGCAGTCCAATACGCAGGATATTTCTAGTGCTGCGATTATCACTAAGACGGTGAAAAGTGAGGGGCAGAAAAATCGCTATTACACCTTGATTGAACTTCATGAGTGGGGAGCAGATAACCGGTATACGATTACGAATGAGTTGTATAAGTCTGATAATCCGAGCGCGGTAGGGGCAAGGGTGCCGTTGGCAGAGCTTTATGAAGGGTTGCAAGAAGTGGTTTCTCTTAATAGGTTGAGTCGCCCTTTGTTCACGTATTTGAAACCGCCTGGTATGAATAATAAGAATATCAATAGTCCGCTTGGTTTGTCTATCTTTGATAATGCGAAGACTACGATTGATTTTATCAATACCACCTACGACGAGTTTATGTGGGAGGTCAAGATGGGTCAGCGTAGAGTGGCGGTGCCAACACAGCTCTTAAAGACTGAATATAATCAGGAAGGCGAGAAGGTCTTTGTCAGACGTGAATTTGAAGCTGGTCAAAATGTTTATGAGCAGTTTGATAGCGGCGATATAGACAAAGGTATAGGTATCACAGACCTTACAACGCCTATTCGTTCAGATGATTATATCAAGGCGATTAATGAAGGGCTTTCGCTATTTGAAATGCAGATTGGGGTGTCGGCTGGTATGTTTACATTCGATGGGAAGTCGATGAAGACGGCTACGGAAGTGGTGTCTGAGAATTCGGATACGTATCAGATGAGAAACAGTATCGTGACCTTGGTTGAGCAGTCGTTGAAGGAGTTGATTGTTTCTATTCTTGAGTTGGCGGCGTCCTACAAGTTATACACAGGAAAAATTCCTGATATGGATGCGATAAGCATCAACTTGGATGATGGTGTGTTTACGGATCGGCATGTCGAGCTGGATTATTGGACAAAGGTTGTTGCAGCTGGTTTTGCACCTCGTGAGATGGCGATTGAGAAAGTCTTGAATATCTCGAAAGAGGAAGCGAAAAAAATTAGCTCGTCAATTGATGACGAGGAAGTCCGTAGTATGACGCGACAGCGTAGTCGTGAGGATATAGACTTGTACGGAGAGTAG
- a CDS encoding phage minor capsid protein, producing the protein MVRSKKRQIQLNDEQMLLMASNVADIYHQLSLDLFDNVVERLRERGSVYLEKQPYLWQLDKMNQMGALNDENVRLIAERSGIAEEQLRYIIQNEGYKVYTTTAEQLAEAMGNPADFDPKVMEDLISYSNQVMFDVDNLINTTLPKSVQAVYKSIVEETVAKVVTGLSTSDMALNETIMKWHQKGFYGFTDKSGKNWRADNYARTIIKSTVMRVRNEMRTRPAKELGIDTFYYSVKSSARELCAPLQHQIVTTGLARVEAGEKILALSDYGYGSPGGCLGINCGHILTPFIPGANYKPELGEDVRGIAPEQAIENATIEAKQRAMERSIRFSKEQLHVAEKLGDAELIDKYRLKLRKQKHALKSYLNEHSFLRRDEGREKYYYNPDSYAKQEARLNKEFEEKKRYHLEQKEMREKFESALKNGIIKTELNNENFENHVRGTRGYENYLKKNLAKGAPPPSYLTITKEECQALIDRYAGTGQFRYNPKSNKMQEIISHDGPIGTYIDQRTGEIIENDKDFRIHYSKTGAHIVPTIRGKRRRK; encoded by the coding sequence ATGGTAAGGTCAAAGAAAAGGCAAATCCAGCTCAACGATGAGCAGATGCTTTTGATGGCGAGTAATGTTGCGGATATTTACCATCAGTTGTCTCTTGATTTGTTTGATAATGTGGTCGAACGGTTGAGGGAGCGTGGTTCTGTTTATTTAGAAAAGCAGCCGTATCTTTGGCAATTGGATAAGATGAATCAGATGGGCGCGCTTAATGATGAGAATGTCCGTTTGATAGCGGAGAGGTCTGGGATTGCCGAGGAGCAACTCCGTTATATCATTCAGAACGAAGGGTATAAGGTTTATACAACGACAGCAGAGCAATTGGCGGAAGCTATGGGGAATCCAGCGGATTTTGACCCTAAGGTGATGGAGGACTTAATCAGTTATTCCAACCAAGTGATGTTTGATGTGGATAATCTTATCAATACGACATTACCTAAAAGCGTGCAGGCTGTGTATAAGTCTATTGTGGAAGAGACTGTCGCAAAGGTGGTGACGGGTCTTTCAACGTCAGATATGGCTTTGAATGAGACGATTATGAAGTGGCATCAAAAGGGTTTTTATGGTTTTACGGATAAGAGCGGTAAAAACTGGCGAGCAGATAATTATGCTCGTACGATTATCAAGTCAACGGTCATGCGTGTTCGAAATGAGATGCGGACACGGCCTGCAAAGGAACTGGGGATTGATACTTTTTACTATTCGGTTAAGTCGTCTGCTCGTGAGTTGTGCGCTCCTTTACAGCATCAGATTGTGACAACTGGGCTGGCTCGTGTGGAAGCTGGTGAGAAGATTTTGGCTTTGTCTGATTATGGGTATGGGAGTCCGGGTGGTTGTCTTGGAATCAATTGTGGTCATATTCTAACGCCATTTATCCCTGGGGCGAATTATAAGCCTGAATTGGGGGAGGATGTCAGGGGTATCGCTCCTGAGCAGGCCATCGAGAATGCGACGATTGAAGCAAAGCAACGAGCGATGGAGCGGTCTATTCGCTTTAGCAAGGAGCAGTTACATGTGGCTGAAAAGCTCGGCGATGCGGAGCTGATTGATAAGTATAGACTCAAGTTAAGGAAACAGAAACATGCCTTGAAATCTTATCTGAATGAACATAGCTTTTTACGTCGTGATGAGGGACGGGAGAAGTATTATTACAATCCTGATAGCTATGCGAAGCAGGAGGCGAGGTTGAATAAAGAGTTCGAAGAGAAGAAAAGATATCATTTAGAACAGAAAGAAATGAGAGAAAAGTTTGAATCCGCTCTCAAAAATGGTATAATTAAAACAGAACTCAATAACGAAAATTTTGAAAATCATGTTAGAGGGACTAGAGGTTATGAAAACTACCTCAAGAAAAACCTAGCCAAGGGAGCTCCTCCACCAAGTTATCTAACAATTACCAAAGAAGAGTGTCAGGCGCTTATTGATAGGTATGCTGGGACGGGACAATTTAGATACAATCCAAAATCTAACAAAATGCAAGAAATAATCTCGCATGATGGACCTATTGGGACATATATAGACCAGAGGACAGGAGAAATCATCGAGAATGATAAAGATTTTCGTATTCACTATAGTAAAACAGGGGCACATATTGTGCCGACTATACGAGGGAAAAGGAGAAGAAAATGA
- a CDS encoding phage scaffolding protein: MGLKREMLVDAGITDNAVLDNIMQAYGAGIENAKAQAKSEVQAENDSLKQQLEQQTQAIKDLQEKEGASEESKQQLADLQAQFDQYKMDSEAKLAQVQKTNAVALALKDVGAYNSDDLMKFIDLDKIELGEDGKPVLDETIKSLKEASPYLFQKETEAAQPQITVSGNPSAGTDGGKDPFQTVIDSYK, encoded by the coding sequence ATGGGTCTTAAACGGGAGATGTTGGTGGATGCAGGTATCACAGATAATGCTGTGCTTGACAATATCATGCAAGCGTACGGTGCAGGTATTGAAAACGCAAAAGCGCAGGCTAAGTCTGAGGTGCAGGCAGAAAACGACAGCTTAAAGCAACAACTTGAGCAACAAACCCAAGCTATCAAGGATTTGCAGGAAAAAGAGGGAGCTAGTGAGGAAAGCAAGCAACAGTTGGCGGACTTGCAGGCTCAATTTGACCAGTACAAGATGGATAGTGAGGCGAAACTTGCTCAGGTTCAGAAAACAAATGCTGTGGCTCTTGCTTTGAAAGATGTTGGGGCGTATAATTCGGATGATTTAATGAAATTCATTGACCTAGACAAGATTGAGCTGGGAGAGGATGGGAAGCCTGTTCTTGATGAAACCATTAAAAGTCTGAAAGAAGCTAGTCCGTATCTTTTCCAGAAAGAGACAGAGGCAGCACAACCGCAAATTACAGTTTCAGGGAATCCTTCAGCGGGTACTGACGGAGGGAAAGACCCGTTCCAAACTGTAATCGATAGTTATAAATAA
- a CDS encoding phage capsid protein codes for MSGTQNQNLPVRQYAPQYRQILSTVFDAKKAFEGVLAPIQALDGVQFNAKAFSVKTNVTPVVVGTYSTDANTAFGTGTGNSTRFGQMTEVIYADTDVEYSYTLSIHEGIDRYTVNNDLNAAIADRLKLQSEAQTRQMNKRIGKFLSDNAGETKALADFSEDKIKKLFNDINAYVINTEITAPIKAYVRAELYNAIVDMASVTTAKGASVSIDTNGLVKYKNVTLIETPAQYFAEGVLAIFAPDGIVIPFVGIQTARTIEAQEFDGVKFQAAAKGGTFILDDNKKALIKVTGTIV; via the coding sequence ATGTCAGGAACACAAAATCAAAATTTACCAGTGCGTCAATACGCACCACAATACAGACAAATTCTATCTACTGTCTTTGATGCAAAGAAGGCTTTTGAAGGTGTGCTTGCGCCTATTCAGGCTTTGGATGGTGTGCAGTTTAATGCCAAGGCTTTTTCTGTTAAGACGAATGTAACACCAGTCGTTGTCGGGACTTACAGCACGGATGCCAATACGGCTTTTGGGACTGGCACAGGTAATTCTACTCGTTTTGGTCAGATGACGGAAGTTATCTATGCAGATACGGATGTTGAGTATAGCTATACTTTATCTATCCACGAAGGGATTGACCGCTATACTGTGAACAATGATTTGAATGCGGCGATTGCGGATCGTTTGAAATTGCAGTCAGAGGCGCAGACTCGCCAAATGAACAAGCGTATCGGTAAATTCTTATCAGATAATGCTGGGGAAACGAAAGCTTTGGCTGATTTCTCAGAAGATAAAATCAAGAAGTTGTTTAATGATATCAATGCTTATGTTATCAATACTGAAATTACAGCACCTATCAAGGCGTATGTTCGTGCGGAGTTATACAATGCCATCGTGGATATGGCGAGCGTGACGACTGCTAAGGGCGCTTCGGTGTCGATTGATACTAATGGTTTGGTGAAGTATAAGAATGTGACTTTGATTGAAACGCCTGCTCAGTATTTTGCTGAAGGGGTACTTGCTATCTTTGCACCAGATGGGATTGTGATTCCGTTTGTTGGGATTCAAACGGCTCGTACGATCGAAGCACAAGAATTTGATGGGGTGAAATTCCAAGCGGCGGCTAAAGGTGGAACTTTTATCCTTGATGATAACAAGAAGGCTCTTATTAAAGTAACTGGTACGATTGTGTAA
- a CDS encoding putative minor capsid protein — MIAIDKRLLVDSVIVKIIQKKDDWGKETYQKVSLSPVRFDRKSATVGTANQRSWSKSSTIFVYTRYCSMTIDDSWLNAIVDDGDREYKITSITPVYYPHNRKIFSYEIEVV; from the coding sequence ATGATCGCTATTGATAAACGGTTATTGGTTGACTCTGTCATCGTAAAAATCATCCAAAAGAAGGATGACTGGGGGAAAGAGACGTATCAAAAAGTCTCTCTTTCTCCTGTTCGTTTTGACCGTAAGTCTGCTACTGTTGGGACGGCGAATCAGCGGAGTTGGTCTAAGTCTTCTACAATCTTTGTGTATACTCGGTATTGTTCTATGACTATTGACGACAGTTGGTTGAACGCTATTGTCGATGATGGGGATAGGGAGTATAAAATTACGTCGATTACGCCTGTTTATTATCCGCATAACCGCAAGATTTTTTCGTATGAAATCGAGGTGGTGTGA
- a CDS encoding minor capsid protein, producing the protein MVDVKVHVDVKGIEQKVSSEALAKGKLAIANQMLLDMERFVPKRRGDLRTSGHVRKDSVVYNVPYARIIYYGRKRKGFFSEKQRRFFFANKDKLLNQPKTPGTGPRWDKKAIPLYSEKWAEVGLRAMGVSK; encoded by the coding sequence ATGGTAGATGTCAAGGTTCATGTTGATGTAAAAGGGATTGAGCAGAAAGTTAGCTCGGAAGCACTAGCCAAGGGAAAGCTGGCTATCGCAAATCAGATGTTACTCGATATGGAACGCTTTGTTCCTAAACGAAGGGGAGATTTGAGGACGAGTGGACACGTCAGAAAAGATAGTGTGGTCTATAATGTCCCCTATGCTCGTATTATCTACTATGGTCGTAAGCGTAAGGGGTTCTTTTCTGAAAAGCAACGCCGTTTCTTTTTCGCGAATAAGGATAAGTTGCTGAATCAGCCTAAGACCCCTGGAACGGGTCCACGGTGGGATAAGAAAGCTATTCCGCTTTATTCTGAGAAGTGGGCTGAGGTTGGTTTGAGAGCGATGGGAGTATCGAAATGA